A window of the Phycisphaerae bacterium genome harbors these coding sequences:
- the alaS gene encoding alanine--tRNA ligase → MQSRQIRQQFLDFFRSKDHAIVDSSPVVPFDDPTLMFTNAGMNQFKDVFLGTGSRPYRRAADTQKCIRAGGKHNDLDDVGQDTYHHTFFEMLGNWSFGDYFKKEAIEWAWELLTAVWGIDKSRLHATYFEGDAHDGLEPDSEAAALWRTVTDIDPSHIHPGNKKDNFWEMGDTGPCGPCSEIHIDLTPDKSGAGLVNKGDARVMEIWNLVFIQFNRGADGKLSPLPARHVDTGMGFERLCAVLQGMERNKLGKVSNYDTDVFTPIFEAIRKRTGAPPYAGTLPSHEATEPRSHEGEEIGRSDLQSPKSEIDQIMVDVSYRVIADHVRCLTFALTDGAIPSNEGRGYVLRRILRRAVRYGRQYMNMHEPFVCDLVEPLVAHMGDFFPELRVGPVPATPRDNAKYIAEMIRDEEASFLRTLDRGMRLFAEAADHAERHHHGKIRGDDAFKLHDTYGFPIDLTELMAEERGLTIDIGEYERLMEGARERARGAASEGGPDQCSLMEIVKSGTVPYTRFLGYSSLEVASSSFVKIFVARGNGYFPEVANEGDQVAIAVTESPFYAESGGQVGDRGEIVLPEGRVSIRSTIRVGDVHFHIGCVKTGTIHDEDATEVHLYVDGETREFTTKNHTSTHILNWALREVLGSHVQQKGSLVDPEKTRFDFSHPKALTPEEIEKIEQLCNKQVAEDQKVYTDEVEQKAALKINTLRAVFGEKYPDVVRVVSIGAPISEENAKQAGASDWLMKSPTDPKWMQYSVEFCGGTHLKNSREAERIVITEEEAVAKGVRRIVAVSGETAKRAVAYGEELLAICDELDNVARQGAPDLPTRVAALQQKIGELPVPLLVRHTIQQRITDVQKVVKQQAKSAAADAGSAVMDRVEELLGGATETGGVKVVIGEVPAAQADALRGAVDWVRQKTSASAVVLGFADEGKVTLLAGMSKAVVERGIKAGDVIKEIAPLVGGKGGGRPDMAQGGGTDPAGLSKALDRAREFITGKMS, encoded by the coding sequence ATGCAGTCCCGACAGATTCGACAGCAGTTCCTGGATTTCTTCCGTTCCAAGGACCACGCGATCGTGGATTCGTCTCCGGTCGTGCCCTTCGACGACCCCACGCTCATGTTCACCAACGCGGGGATGAACCAGTTCAAGGACGTGTTCCTCGGCACCGGTTCGCGCCCTTACCGGCGCGCGGCCGACACCCAGAAGTGCATCCGTGCCGGCGGCAAGCACAACGACCTCGACGACGTCGGACAGGATACCTATCACCACACCTTCTTCGAAATGTTGGGGAACTGGTCTTTCGGTGACTACTTCAAGAAGGAGGCCATCGAGTGGGCGTGGGAGCTGCTCACGGCAGTCTGGGGCATCGACAAGTCACGCTTGCACGCGACCTACTTTGAAGGCGACGCCCACGACGGCCTCGAACCGGACAGCGAGGCGGCCGCGCTATGGCGTACGGTGACGGACATCGATCCGTCGCACATCCACCCGGGCAACAAGAAGGACAACTTCTGGGAGATGGGCGATACCGGACCGTGCGGGCCGTGCAGCGAGATTCACATTGACCTGACTCCAGACAAGTCGGGGGCCGGTTTGGTCAACAAGGGCGACGCCCGCGTAATGGAAATCTGGAACCTGGTGTTCATCCAGTTCAACCGCGGGGCCGACGGCAAGCTCAGTCCCCTGCCCGCACGCCACGTGGACACGGGCATGGGCTTCGAGCGACTCTGCGCCGTGCTCCAGGGCATGGAGCGAAACAAGCTCGGCAAGGTGAGCAACTACGACACGGACGTGTTCACGCCGATCTTCGAGGCGATCCGCAAGCGGACGGGGGCGCCGCCGTATGCGGGAACACTGCCAAGCCATGAAGCGACGGAGCCACGGAGCCACGAAGGGGAAGAAATCGGCCGATCCGACCTCCAAAGTCCCAAATCTGAAATCGACCAGATCATGGTCGACGTGAGTTATCGCGTGATCGCGGATCACGTGCGCTGCCTTACCTTCGCCCTGACCGACGGGGCCATCCCCTCGAACGAGGGTCGCGGGTACGTCCTGCGGCGCATCCTCCGCCGGGCGGTGCGCTACGGCCGGCAGTACATGAACATGCACGAGCCGTTCGTGTGCGATCTCGTCGAGCCGCTCGTTGCGCACATGGGCGACTTCTTCCCGGAGCTGCGCGTCGGCCCGGTGCCGGCGACGCCACGCGATAATGCGAAGTACATCGCGGAGATGATACGTGACGAAGAAGCGTCGTTTCTGCGGACGCTCGATCGGGGCATGCGCCTGTTCGCCGAAGCGGCCGACCACGCCGAGCGTCACCACCACGGCAAGATCCGTGGCGACGACGCCTTCAAGCTTCACGACACCTACGGATTCCCCATCGACCTGACCGAGCTCATGGCCGAAGAGCGGGGGCTGACGATCGACATCGGGGAATACGAGAGGTTGATGGAAGGGGCGAGGGAGAGGGCAAGAGGAGCGGCGTCCGAGGGCGGACCGGACCAATGCTCTCTAATGGAGATTGTCAAATCAGGAACTGTTCCTTACACACGCTTTCTTGGCTATTCGTCGTTAGAGGTCGCTTCTAGTTCGTTTGTAAAGATATTCGTGGCTCGGGGCAACGGCTACTTCCCAGAAGTCGCCAACGAAGGAGATCAGGTGGCCATCGCGGTGACCGAGTCGCCTTTTTATGCAGAATCTGGCGGGCAGGTTGGTGACCGCGGCGAGATTGTCCTTCCGGAAGGTAGAGTGAGTATACGAAGTACGATTCGCGTCGGCGACGTTCATTTTCATATTGGATGCGTGAAAACAGGTACCATTCACGACGAGGATGCGACAGAAGTTCACTTGTATGTAGATGGGGAAACTCGGGAGTTCACGACAAAGAACCACACGTCCACGCACATCCTCAACTGGGCCTTGCGCGAGGTGCTGGGCAGTCACGTGCAGCAGAAGGGATCGCTGGTCGATCCCGAGAAGACCCGATTCGACTTCTCCCATCCCAAGGCCCTGACGCCCGAGGAGATCGAGAAGATCGAGCAGCTTTGCAACAAGCAGGTGGCGGAAGATCAAAAGGTGTACACCGACGAGGTCGAACAGAAAGCGGCCTTGAAGATTAATACACTCCGCGCCGTGTTCGGAGAGAAATACCCCGACGTGGTTCGCGTGGTGTCCATCGGGGCCCCCATTTCCGAGGAAAACGCGAAGCAGGCCGGCGCGTCCGACTGGCTCATGAAGAGCCCCACGGACCCCAAGTGGATGCAATACTCCGTCGAGTTCTGCGGCGGGACGCACCTGAAAAACTCGCGCGAGGCCGAGCGCATTGTCATCACCGAGGAGGAAGCGGTGGCCAAGGGCGTGCGACGCATCGTCGCGGTCAGCGGCGAGACGGCGAAGAGAGCCGTGGCATATGGCGAGGAGCTGCTCGCCATTTGTGATGAGCTGGACAACGTCGCGCGACAGGGCGCGCCCGATCTGCCCACACGGGTCGCCGCCCTCCAGCAGAAGATCGGCGAACTTCCCGTACCGCTTCTTGTTCGACATACAATCCAGCAACGCATCACCGACGTGCAGAAGGTCGTCAAGCAGCAGGCGAAGTCGGCAGCCGCGGACGCCGGATCGGCCGTGATGGATCGCGTCGAGGAGTTGCTCGGCGGCGCGACCGAAACGGGCGGTGTGAAGGTCGTGATCGGTGAGGTACCAGCGGCCCAGGCCGATGCTCTTCGCGGCGCGGTGGATTGGGTCCGCCAGAAGACCTCCGCCTCGGCCGTCGTGCTGGGATTCGCCGACGAGGGCAAGGTGACCCTGCTGGCGGGGATGAGCAAGGCCGTGGTGGAACGCGGGATCAAAGCCGGCGATGTCATCAAGGAAATCGCCCCGCTGGTGGGCGGCAAGGGCGGCGGTCGTCCCGACATGGCCCAGGGGGGCGGAACCGATCCGGCCGGTCTGAGCAAGGCCCTCGATCGCGCCCGCGAATTCATCACCGGCAAGATGTCATGA